The genomic DNA CCCAGCCGACTTGGGTTTCGTGTGTCTGGTAGAAGGCGAATTGAGAGCTTCCGCCGTCGTAGAAGTAGACTCCGGATCGCAAGATTCCAGCAGCCAGAGCTTCGCCTCTCCAGGCCCAGCCAGCCTGGATTGCAACGTTGCCACCGAAGTTGAGTTCTTCTTTGAGGTGGACATTGGCCGCCAAGAAGGGGGCTCCGTAAATTCGAGTCACTTTGGCGGGGCCGTAGTCGAAACCGAATTGAAATTCCAACGGTTCGGAGACGTCGACATTAAATCCGTAGCCGACTTCACCATACAGCCGCAACTCTGGCGTTGGATTGTAGGAATAACCAAAGTTGAAGACATCGCGAACATAGTTCTGCCGTGTCAAAATTTGATTCGTCACAAGATACTCGTCACCGGCATGAGCACTCACATGGTAGTACCCCATCTTGAAGGAGTGTGGCCCATTGCGATAGGTGAGCGGTAAATCGAATCGGTAATCGGTTGCTTGCATGTCGAGACCGACGTCAGGGTCTTGTCGTAAGTTCACACCACCGAGAAGGTCGAACTGCCAACCCTCTAAACGGTTTCTTGCACCAAAGCGAACAAAACCAATACGGCCGCCGATTTCCGAATCGATCAGCGATCCGTGGGCCTGCTCTTCAATCACTTTGACAGCCATTCTCGGCTCGGCGGAACTTGCCCAGTATGTGCCATACAAAACACCCTGAGGCAAAAATGTCCATCGCCAGTCGCTTCGATCCTGATGACAGTAGAGCGGGTAGAACGGGCTGTCGTTCGACAGTGGCTGCGCGTCATGATAGTTGTTTTCGAGACTACCACTGAGGTGAGTGTTGAGACTATCGTTGTTGCTGAACTCTTCGTAGAAGAAGGGTTGGGAAGAGGCTCCAAATTCTGGATCGAAGTTAGAAACCGGCGGCAATGCCAGTGGCGGGAAGCAATGGTCTTCTTGAGCGACGCCCAAGCGTACCGGTACTAAAACGCCCAGAAAAATCATGAGCGCAAAACAGGGGATCAGCAGAGCCTGCCTTCGATTTGAAAAGAATTTTTGCATCAGTCAGCCGTCAATCACTATTGAGCGTCCGCATAATTTACTTGCCGATCTCCTGGTAAGGCGAGAGCAAACTCGCTGCAAGCTTTTGTTGACATTGCAATCGGTGAATCCTGCCGATTTGAAGGGAGAGTCGCATCGCCGATCAGCAATTCGTTATGCTCACACGGGGAAATTTATACAACACAATCTTCTTAATCAGGAATTCCACGCATGACGCTGCGCCTGCTAATGCTGTTGCAAATTCTCGCTTTTTCGCCCTTGCATGCAAACGAAAGACCGAACATCCTTTTCTGCATTGCGGATGATGCTTCGTATTCTCACTTTGGTGCATACGGGAGCACCTGGGTGAAAACACCGGGGTTTGACCGTGTCGCTCGTGAAGGAATTCTGTTCAATAATTGCTATACCCCCAATGCCAAATGTGCACCATCACGGGCGTGCATACTGACAGGTCGCAACACATGGCAACTGGAAGAAGCCTGTAATCACTTGCCGTTCTTTCCGGCGAAGTTTAAGTCGTACGTTGAAGCTCTCAACGAGCATGGTTACCACACCGGAAAAACGATGAAAGGTTGGGCCCCAGGAGTTGCAGTCAATGAAGATGGTTCACGCAGACATCTTGCAGGAACTCCCTACAACAAGCGTAAAGCCAAGCCGCCCACAAATGCGATTTCCAATAATGACTACGCTGGGAACTTTGAAGATTTCCTGGCAGCGAATCGAGATGGCAAGCCGTTTTGTTTCTGGTATGGCTGTGTCGAACCGCATCGACGTTATGAGTACGGCAGCGGCGTTGCGAAAGCTGGCAAGAAACTGACCGATATCGATTCTGTTCCGGGATTCTGGCCCGATAACGAAACCGTCCGCAACGACATGCTCGACTACGCGTATGAAGTCGAACACTTCGACACGCATCTTGTTCGCATGCTGAAAATTCTTGAAGATCGTGGAGAACTTGAGAACACACTCGTCGTTGTGACATCGGACAACGGAATGCCATTTCCACGAATTAAAGGTCAGGAGTACGAACTCTCGAACCACTTACCGCTGGCGATCATGTGGCCAAAGGGGATCAAGTCGGCCGGTCGGGAAATTGATGACTACGTCAGCTTCATCGATTACGCCCCTACGTTTCTCGAAGTCGCTGGGGTTTCGCAAGAAGACTCAAAAATGGCAGCCATCACCGGTCGCAGCCTTGTCGAGTATTTCAACACCGAAAAAGAAGGCATCGTCTTCAAAGAACGTGATCACGTGCTGATCGGCAAAGAGCGACACGACGTCGGCAGGCCACATGACTGGGGGTACCCGATTCGCGGCATCGTGAAAGATGGTCACCTCTATTTGCACAACTTTGAAACTTCACGCTGGCCCGTCGGGAATCCAGAAACTGGTTATCTGAACACAGATGGCAGCCCGACCAAAACCGACATTTTGAACCAGCGACGCTCTGGTGAGGAGTCGTACTTCTGGGGTTTGTGCTTTGGGAAAAGACCACAAGAGGAACTCTTCAACATTAAAGAAGATCCCGAATGCCTGAACAATCTTGCGACAGCATCGTCACATGAAGAACTTAAAGCTCAGCTCAAAAAACAACTCTTTGCTGAATTGAAGGATCAAGGTGACCCACGTTTGAATGGCAACCCTGAAGTCTTCGACAACTACAAAGTTTCATCAGAACCAAATGCGAATTTTTACGAACGCTTTATGCGCGGCGAAAAACTGAATGCTGGCTGGGTGAATGAAAGTGATTTTGAGAAAGAAGCAATTCAGGACTAGAACGAGTCCGAAAACCTCTGTAACAGCCGCTTTCCTCAACGTTTGAGAGAGTAATTTTAAGTTTCAGGATCAGTTTTAATAAATTGGCGCGTTCACGTCTCCATCCGATGTACAGTCATTGCGATCAAAGCGAAGGTCGTCTCCCATCAATCTGGGCAGAAAGACTCTGGGATGTTTATATTGATGCACAGCAACATTTGAAAAATGCTATTCAGTATGTGGAACAGAACTCCCTCAAAGAGGGCAAGAAGTTCCAAGACTGGTCATTTGTTACAAAAACCAAGTGATGCCAGAGACTTGAAGTGTCTGGCAAAACAGTAAGTAGGATTTCTTATGACTCGCTCAATCATCGCAAATCTGTTCGTGGTGCTGTTGTGTGCTCAAGTCACGTCCGCACAACAGAGCATCACCCCCACCAGCGATGCTCTCCCTGGCACAAAGAAACTCGAACTGACCAAACCGCTGCATGAAGTGATGGTCCACGGCATCAGTCAGTTCGCAGAGCAAGAGCTACAAACTGCACGGGAAAAACGAACCGCACCGTGGTTAAACGCTGAAGATTCTGATACCGCGAAAGAAGCTGCGCGAGGGCGATTGCGGGAGATGATCGGGGCGGTTGATCCTCTGATTAGCAATCCCGGTCTCTGGGTTACTGGTGACAATACGAATAATGACTTGTCTGGAGATGTTCCGAATTCTGTGATCAGTACGCTGATGCTATGGCAGGTAGCTGAGGGAATTAGTATGGAAGCCCGAGTATTCACTTCGGAAGTTCCCGACGTGAACGGAATGCCTTCTTTTCCCCCAAAAGGAAAATTTGTCGTGCTTCTGCAAGACCCTGGTGAATCAATTCAGGCGAATTCAAAAGTTGCAGAGAGAATTGCAAGGTCTGGTGTTGATGTTGTTTGTCCCGTTCTGGTCAATCGAGGAACAGAGTTCTCCATGCATCCAGATATTCGTCGTACGAATATGACTCATCGTGAGTACATTTATCGTTTAGGCTTCAACCTTGGAAGACATGTCATTGGCTACGAAGTCGAACGTACTCTTGCCTTAATTGAAATGCTTAAGTCACCAAAAGGTGAGAAGGAAGATTCTCCGCCAATCGTTCTCGTCGGTATCGGTGAAGGGGCTGTCATCGCTCAGTACGTTGCTGCTCTTGCTCCAGATAAGTTCGACGCTGTTGTTCTTCACGGTTACTTCGGTCCACGAGAGAACGTTTGGCAAGAACCGATTTACCGAAATGTCTGGAAGCAGTTAACCGAGTTCGGCGATGCCGAGATCGCCAGCCTGATCGCTCCAACTCCGCTGATCATTGAAGCTGGGAAGGCGCCTGAAATTGCTGGACCACCTGAACCGAAACCGGGACAAGCGAAGATCGCTGCCCCAGGAGCCATTAAGTCACCTCAACTCTCTGCGGTGAAAGAAGAGTTCGAGCGGGCGAAGAAGTATTGCACTGCAGCAGGGCATGCAAAGAAACTGCATCTCATCGAGAAACCAAGTCAGGTTTGTGGACGCGAAACGATTGCGATTCTGAACAAAACTCTCGGACTGGAGCTTAAGAATCCTGATCAAAAGTCACTGAAAGAATTCAAGGATCAGGAAGTCGATGAAGAGTTATATCAGGCTCAGCAAAAACGCCTCGTTCGTGAACTCGTCCGCCACACTCAAAGGCTTCTCGCGAGCAGCGATAAAGTTCGAGCGAAACTTTGGAAGGGTGTCGATCGCAGTAGTGTCGAAGCTTGGGAAAAGCAGTCGCCGAAGTATCGGGAGATGGTTTTCGATTCGTTCATTGGCAAGCTGGATCATGACCCATCTGACCCAAATCCTCGGTCACGAAAAGTGATTGATGAACCGACTCATGTCGGCTATGAAGTCGTGCTTGATCTCTATGCTTCCAAAGACTGGTCGGAGGAGAATCCCGGTGTGATCGCTGGCGGAATTTTGCTGCTTCCGAAAGAACTCAAAAAAGGTGAGAAGCGTCCGGTTGTTGTCTGTCAACATGGGCTGGAAGGTATCCCGATGGACACAATCACGCTCGACGAGTCACTACGAGCCTTCCGCGCCTATAAAGGCTTCGCGACGCAACTCGTCAAACGGGGCTTCATTGTCTACGCTCCACAGAATCCGTACAAAGGCTTTGATGATTTTCGTGTATTACAGCGAAAGAGTAATCCGCTCGGTCGCTCGCTCTTCAGCTACATTATCCCGCAGCATCAGCAAACATTGAACTGGC from Thalassoglobus polymorphus includes the following:
- a CDS encoding sulfatase family protein; translated protein: MTLRLLMLLQILAFSPLHANERPNILFCIADDASYSHFGAYGSTWVKTPGFDRVAREGILFNNCYTPNAKCAPSRACILTGRNTWQLEEACNHLPFFPAKFKSYVEALNEHGYHTGKTMKGWAPGVAVNEDGSRRHLAGTPYNKRKAKPPTNAISNNDYAGNFEDFLAANRDGKPFCFWYGCVEPHRRYEYGSGVAKAGKKLTDIDSVPGFWPDNETVRNDMLDYAYEVEHFDTHLVRMLKILEDRGELENTLVVVTSDNGMPFPRIKGQEYELSNHLPLAIMWPKGIKSAGREIDDYVSFIDYAPTFLEVAGVSQEDSKMAAITGRSLVEYFNTEKEGIVFKERDHVLIGKERHDVGRPHDWGYPIRGIVKDGHLYLHNFETSRWPVGNPETGYLNTDGSPTKTDILNQRRSGEESYFWGLCFGKRPQEELFNIKEDPECLNNLATASSHEELKAQLKKQLFAELKDQGDPRLNGNPEVFDNYKVSSEPNANFYERFMRGEKLNAGWVNESDFEKEAIQD
- a CDS encoding alpha/beta hydrolase, with amino-acid sequence MTRSIIANLFVVLLCAQVTSAQQSITPTSDALPGTKKLELTKPLHEVMVHGISQFAEQELQTAREKRTAPWLNAEDSDTAKEAARGRLREMIGAVDPLISNPGLWVTGDNTNNDLSGDVPNSVISTLMLWQVAEGISMEARVFTSEVPDVNGMPSFPPKGKFVVLLQDPGESIQANSKVAERIARSGVDVVCPVLVNRGTEFSMHPDIRRTNMTHREYIYRLGFNLGRHVIGYEVERTLALIEMLKSPKGEKEDSPPIVLVGIGEGAVIAQYVAALAPDKFDAVVLHGYFGPRENVWQEPIYRNVWKQLTEFGDAEIASLIAPTPLIIEAGKAPEIAGPPEPKPGQAKIAAPGAIKSPQLSAVKEEFERAKKYCTAAGHAKKLHLIEKPSQVCGRETIAILNKTLGLELKNPDQKSLKEFKDQEVDEELYQAQQKRLVRELVRHTQRLLASSDKVRAKLWKGVDRSSVEAWEKQSPKYREMVFDSFIGKLDHDPSDPNPRSRKVIDEPTHVGYEVVLDLYASKDWSEENPGVIAGGILLLPKELKKGEKRPVVVCQHGLEGIPMDTITLDESLRAFRAYKGFATQLVKRGFIVYAPQNPYKGFDDFRVLQRKSNPLGRSLFSYIIPQHQQTLNWLASLDYVDAERIAFYGLSYGGKTAVRVPPLLPGEAMNGDVGYCLSICSADFNEWIRKNASAEDRYSYIYTPEYEIFEWNMGHIANYAELSWLMAPRPFMVERGHDDGVAPDEWVGWEFAKVSRHYTKLGIKDQAEIEWFDGPHSINGDGTFKFLHRHLNWPEAN
- a CDS encoding DUF1207 domain-containing protein, translated to MQKFFSNRRQALLIPCFALMIFLGVLVPVRLGVAQEDHCFPPLALPPVSNFDPEFGASSQPFFYEEFSNNDSLNTHLSGSLENNYHDAQPLSNDSPFYPLYCHQDRSDWRWTFLPQGVLYGTYWASSAEPRMAVKVIEEQAHGSLIDSEIGGRIGFVRFGARNRLEGWQFDLLGGVNLRQDPDVGLDMQATDYRFDLPLTYRNGPHSFKMGYYHVSAHAGDEYLVTNQILTRQNYVRDVFNFGYSYNPTPELRLYGEVGYGFNVDVSEPLEFQFGFDYGPAKVTRIYGAPFLAANVHLKEELNFGGNVAIQAGWAWRGEALAAGILRSGVYFYDGGSSQFAFYQTHETQVGWGLWYDY